Proteins encoded by one window of Ulvibacter sp. MAR_2010_11:
- a CDS encoding iron ABC transporter permease has translation METTTTYRGSFVLLFVFLGVAFLLNISLGSVSIPLDEVIAGLFGSGASKDSWQYILMDYRLPKAITAILAGGGLAVSGLLMQTLFRNPLAGPFVLGLSSGASLGVAILILGAGAFGGFLGSILVSQWSLVIASALGSFLVLLAVLAITFRIKDTMAILIIGLMFGSVTASAVAILSYFSNAEQLQQYIFWSFGSLGNQSWNGVFVLTLCCFVGLGLSFFSSKSLNALLLGENYAKSMGLRIKRTIFVIIIATSILAGGITAFVGPIAFIGLAVPHLTRQVFTTSNHLVLLPAVLLCGAVLMLLCDTLAQLPFSEYTLPINAITSLVGAPVVIWLLVRKRKLLF, from the coding sequence GTGGAAACAACGACGACATATCGCGGTTCTTTTGTGTTGCTATTCGTCTTTTTAGGAGTTGCTTTTTTGCTGAATATTAGTCTGGGTTCGGTTTCCATCCCCTTAGATGAAGTAATAGCCGGTCTGTTTGGAAGCGGTGCCTCCAAAGATTCCTGGCAGTATATTTTAATGGATTACAGATTGCCGAAAGCCATTACTGCAATTTTAGCGGGCGGCGGACTCGCAGTTTCGGGCTTGTTGATGCAAACCCTCTTTCGGAATCCGTTGGCAGGTCCGTTTGTTTTAGGTCTTAGCAGCGGTGCGAGTTTGGGTGTAGCTATTCTTATTTTAGGTGCCGGCGCTTTTGGTGGTTTTCTCGGAAGTATTTTGGTGAGTCAGTGGAGTTTGGTAATTGCTTCGGCCCTGGGAAGTTTTTTGGTACTATTGGCGGTTTTAGCCATTACTTTCAGAATAAAAGATACCATGGCGATATTAATCATTGGTTTGATGTTTGGCAGTGTTACAGCTTCGGCAGTAGCAATATTATCTTATTTCAGTAATGCGGAACAGCTGCAACAATACATTTTTTGGAGTTTCGGTAGTTTGGGCAACCAATCCTGGAACGGTGTTTTTGTTTTAACGCTCTGCTGCTTTGTGGGTTTGGGGTTGAGTTTTTTCAGTAGTAAATCCTTAAACGCTCTGCTTTTAGGTGAAAACTATGCAAAGAGCATGGGGCTTCGTATAAAGAGAACCATTTTTGTCATCATTATCGCGACCAGTATTCTAGCAGGAGGTATTACCGCCTTTGTGGGACCTATTGCCTTTATTGGTTTGGCCGTACCGCATCTTACACGGCAGGTATTTACAACCTCCAATCATTTGGTCCTACTTCCGGCCGTATTGCTCTGTGGAGCTGTTTTAATGCTTCTATGTGATACTTTGGCGCAACTGCCGTTTAGTGAATACACCTTGCCTATTAACGCCATTACGTCGCTTGTAGGTGCTCCGGTGGTTATTTGGTTATTGGTTAGAAAACGTAAATTGTTGTTTTAA
- a CDS encoding ABC transporter ATP-binding protein: MATEGKHTLLEVQDLAIGYFSKKSRTVISEAINFTLKEGELVGLVGANGIGKSTLLRTLAGMQPKLEGNILLKEKDLSSYSTIQLATELSVVLTESPASKNLSVLELISLGRQPHTNWMGRLSETDKKAIQFALQATETENLAHRKCFELSDGQLQRVYIARALAQDTPCIFLDEPTTHLDLYHRAYILKLLKNLASETNKTILFSTHEVDLAIQLSNTMIVMTPETTYADSPCNLIASGRFDALFPKETIEFDEKTGRFSIKK; this comes from the coding sequence ATGGCTACGGAAGGAAAACATACATTGTTGGAGGTGCAGGATTTAGCTATAGGCTATTTCAGCAAGAAAAGCCGTACCGTGATTTCCGAAGCAATCAATTTCACGCTGAAGGAAGGCGAGCTGGTAGGCTTGGTGGGCGCCAATGGAATTGGAAAGTCTACTTTGTTGCGAACCCTGGCGGGAATGCAACCCAAATTGGAAGGAAATATTTTATTAAAAGAAAAAGATCTTTCCTCCTATTCCACTATTCAATTGGCAACCGAGCTGAGTGTGGTTTTAACTGAAAGTCCGGCCTCCAAAAATCTGAGTGTTTTGGAATTGATCTCTTTGGGAAGACAGCCGCATACCAACTGGATGGGACGTTTATCTGAAACCGACAAGAAAGCCATCCAATTTGCGTTACAAGCAACCGAGACCGAAAATTTAGCACATAGAAAATGTTTCGAGTTAAGCGACGGACAACTACAGAGAGTTTACATAGCAAGAGCTTTGGCGCAGGATACTCCTTGTATTTTCTTGGATGAACCTACCACACACCTGGATTTATATCATCGCGCCTACATTTTAAAACTTTTAAAAAATCTGGCTTCCGAAACCAACAAAACAATTTTATTTTCAACACATGAGGTTGATCTGGCGATTCAGTTAAGCAACACAATGATAGTGATGACGCCCGAAACTACCTATGCCGATTCACCATGTAACTTAATTGCTTCGGGAAGATTTGATGCATTATTTCCGAAAGAAACCATCGAATTTGATGAAAAAACGGGTCGGTTTAGCATAAAGAAATAA